Proteins encoded in a region of the Acipenser ruthenus chromosome 54, fAciRut3.2 maternal haplotype, whole genome shotgun sequence genome:
- the c54h14orf119 gene encoding uncharacterized protein C14orf119 homolog, whose translation MSWLSSHAGGASEPLQGPAQQAPPLTVPPAGGEALSYITCQELRCVLSWFESWGPVQRERFLEDLVSKAVPGKLCSLLGGLSLLQVRDRAPSIFECQLRLWTQWFETWSEEERNEFLRQLEGVEPAFVARFYQEVAGTAGKD comes from the exons ATGTCGTGGTTGAGTAGCCATGCAGGTGGTGCTTCCGAGCCCCTGCAGGGTCCGGCTCAGCAGGCGCCCCCCCTGACAGTGCCCCCTGCTGGAGGGGAGGCCCTGTCCTACATCACGTGTCAGGAGCTGCGGTGTGTGCTGAGCTGGTTCGAGAGCTGGGGCCCCGTGCAGAGAGAGCGCTTCCTGGAGGACCTGGTCTCAAAAGCTGTGCCCGGGAAACTGTGCTCCCTGCTGGGGGGGCTGTCGCTACTGCAG GTGCGTGACCGAGCTCCCAGTATCTTTGAGTGCCAGCTGCGGCTCTGGACCCAGTGGTTTGAGACCTGGAGTGAGGAGGAGAGGAACGAGTTTCTGCGCCAGCTGGAGGGGGTGGAGCCGGCCTTTGTGGCTCGATTCTACCAGGAGGTGGCTGGCACTGCGGGCAAGGACTAG